One part of the Raphanus sativus cultivar WK10039 chromosome 7, ASM80110v3, whole genome shotgun sequence genome encodes these proteins:
- the LOC108817048 gene encoding NADP-dependent alkenal double bond reductase P2, protein MSTGGNGGATATNKQVILRDYVSGFPKESDFDITTTTTVELKLPKGSNSVLVKNLYLSCDPYMRSRMGKPAASGIAQAYTPGKPILGFGVSRVIESGHPDYKEGDLMWGIVGWEEYSVVTPIPDMHFKIHHTDVPLSYYTGLLGMPGMTAYAGFYEVCSPKKGETVYVSAASGAVGQLVGQFAKMMGCYVVGSAGSKEKVDLLKNKFGFDDAFNYKEEQDLTAALKRCFPRGIDIYFENVGGKMLDAVLLNMNVHGRIAVCGMISQYNLENHEGVHNLSNIIYKRIRIQGFAVFDFYDKYAKFLEFVIPCIKEGKIAYVEDVAEGLEKAPEALIGLFHGNNVGKQVVVVAHE, encoded by the exons ATGAGCACCGGAGGAAATGGCGGAGCGACGGCGACGAACAAGCAGGTGATACTGAGAGACTACGTGAGTGGTTTCCCAAAGGAATCGGACTTTGATataaccaccaccaccaccgtcgAGCTTAAGCTTCCCAAGGGGTCTAACTCTGTTCTTGTGAAGAATCTCTACCTGTCATGCGATCCTTACATGCGGTCTCGCATGGGGAAGCCTGCTGCTTCTGGTATTGCTCAGGCTTACACTCCCGGCAAG CCAATCTTAGGGTTTGGAGTGTCTAGAGTGATAGAATCAGGCCATCCGGATTACAAAGAAGGCGACTTAATGTGGGGAATCGTTGGATGGGAGGAGTACAGTGTGGTTACTCCTATTCCTGACATGCATTTCAAGATCCATCACACTGATGTTCCCTTGTCCTACTACACTGGACTTCTCG GTATGCCCGGTATGACCGCCTATGCCGGATTCTATGAAGTTTGTTCTCCGAAGAAAGGAGAGACAGTCTATGTGTCGGCTGCATCTGGTGCAGTTGGCCAGCTTGTGGGACAGTTTGCTAAGATGATGGGTTGCTATGTCGTTGGAAGCGCTGGAAGTAAAGAAAAG GTTGATCTCCTCAAAAACAAGTTTGGGTTTGATGATGCGTTTAACTACAAGGAAGAACAAGACCTTACTGCTGCCCTCAAAAG GTGTTTTCCCAGAGGCATTGACATATACTTTGAGAACGTAGGAGGCAAAATGCTAGATGCAGTGCTCCTAAACATGAACGTTCACGGGCGTATCGCTGTCTGCGGAATGATCTCACAGTACAATCTTGAGAACCACGAAGGTGTTCACAACCTATCCAACATAATCTACAAGCGAATCCGCATTCAAGGCTTTGCAGTGTTTGATTTCTACGACAAGTACGCAAAGTTCTTAGAGTTCGTGATTCCGTGCATCAAAGAAGGGAAGATTGCGTACGTGGAAGATGTAGCTGAAGGACTCGAGAAAGCCCCTGAAGCTCTGATTGGACTCTTCCATGGTAACAACGTCGGGAAGCAAGTTGTTGTAGTTGCTCACGAGTga
- the LOC108817047 gene encoding uncharacterized protein LOC108817047 has translation MAQKCAIGLMSALAAAASLSKSNVASADGSLTFSTSNPQQQGSTPPPAAPGSSGKESSVPGEESDAPPPRIRNDNPRTTSAGFDPEALERGAKALKGINNSAHAKKVFESMKTREETRQAEFTAKAQEFKALQSQAEAERQRVIYDEQKKLAQHQAQTKAQMARYEDELARKRMQAENEAQRTRNQELVKMQEESSIRMEVARRATEEEIQAQRRQTEREKAEIERETIRVKAMAEAEGRARESKLSEDVNRRMLVDRAKAEREKWVSAINTTFDHIGGGLRMILTDQNKLVVAVGGLTALAAGIYTTREGAKVIWSYVDRVLGQPSLIRESSRGKYPWSGSLSRAFSTLRGGGKAAASKNGKGFGDVILHPSLQKRIEQLASATANTKSHQAPFRNMLFYGPPGTGKTMAARELARKSGLDYALMTGGDVAPLGAQAVTKIHQLFDWSKKSKRGLLLFIDEADAFLCERNKTYMSEAQRSALNALLFRTGDQSKDIVLALATNRPGDLDSAVADRVDETLEFPLPGEEERFKLLNLYLDKYITKTNLKKPGLLQSLFKRDQQKIEVKGVTEYLLKEAAAKTKGFSGREIAKLMASVQAAVYGSSDCLLDANLFREVIDYKVAEHLQRKKLAGTDTGNKK, from the exons ATGGCTCAGAAATGTGCGATCGGTTTGATGTCAGCTCTAGCAGCCGCCGCGTCACTATCGAAATCGAACGTCGCTTCTGCAGATGGATCTCTCACCTTCTCCACTTCGAATCCTCAGCAGCAGGGCTCTACTCCTCCTCCCGCGGCGCCGGGATCCTCCGGGAAAGAGTCTTCTGTTCCCGGCGAAGAATCCGATGCTCCTCCTCCGCGGATTCGGAACGATAACCCGAGAACGACTTCGGCGGGGTTCGATCCGGAGGCGCTGGAGCGAGGTGCAAAGGCCTTGAAGGGGATTAACAACTCCGCTCACGCCAAAAAG GTATTTGAAAGTATGAAGACACGAGAAGAGACGAGGCAAGCTGAGTTTACTGCTAAGGCCCAAGAGTTTAAAGCTTTGCAATCCCAAGCTGAAGCT GAGAGGCAAAGGGTAATATACGATGAACAGAAGAAACTTGCTCAGCACCAAGCACAAACAAAAGCACAGATGGCTCGCTATGAAGATGAATTAGCAAGAAAAAGGATGCAG GCTGAGAATGAAGCCCAGAGAACACGAAATCAAGAACTTGTGAAGATGCAAGAAGAATCATCAATCAGGATGGAAGTAGCTCGACGAGCTACCGAGGAAGAGATTCAAGCGCAGAGACGACAAACGGAGAGGGAGAAAGCTGAGATTGAACGCGAGACTATCAGGGTCAAAGCTATGGCTGAAGCTGAAGGGAGAGCCCGTGAATCTAAGCTCTCTGAAGACGTTAACAGGAGAATGCTTGTTGATCGTGCAAAAGCTGAAAGAGAAAAATGGGTTTCAGCTATAAACACTACTTTTGATCACATTGGAG GTGGGTTGCGTATGATTCTAACAGATCAAAATAAGCTGGTTGTTGCTGTTGGAGGACTCACTGCTCTTGCAGCTGGAATCTACACAACTag AGAAGGTGCCAAGGTTATCTGGAGCTACGTGGATAGAGTCTTAGGACAACCTTCTCTTATTCGAGAATCATCGAGGGGGAAGTACCCTTGGTCTGGATCGCTTTCTCGTGCCTTCTCCACGTTACGGGGTGGAGGTAAGGCGGCTGCATCCAAAAACGGAAAGGGGTTCGGTGATGTTATTTTGCATCCTTCTCTCCAAAAGAGAATCGAACAGCTAGCTAGTGCAACTGCCAACACAAAATCCCACCAAGCACCTTTCCGAAATATGCTTTTCTACGGTCCCCCAGGAACAGGAAAGACAATGGCTGCACGAGAGCTAGCTCGCAAATCT GGTCTAGATTATGCGTTGATGACGGGTGGAGATGTTGCTCCACTGGGAGCTCAGGCTGTTACAAAGATACACCAACTGTTTGACTGGTCCAAAAAATCTAAGAGGGGCTTGTTGCTATTCATCGATGAAGCTGATGCATTTCTGTGCGA GCGGAACAAAACATACATGAGTGAAGCGCAAAGAAGTGCACTAAATGCACTCCTCTTCCGAACGGGTGACCAGTCCAAAGACATAGTCCTAGCGCTTGCCACAAACCGACCAGGTGATCTAGACTCAGCGGTGGCTGACCGTGTGGATGAGACTCTCGAGTTCCCCTTGCCTGGAGAAGAAGAGCGCTTCAAGCTTCTAAACCTCTACCTAGACAAGTACATAACCAAGACCAATCTAAAAAAGCCGGGTTTGCTCCAAAGCCTTTTCAAAAGAGACCAGCAGAAGATCGAGGTAAAAGGCGTCACAGAGTATCTCCTGAAGGAAGCTGCCGCCAAAACGAAAGGTTTTTCAGGTAGAGAGATAGCGAAGCTGATGGCTAGCGTTCAAGCGGCTGTGTATGGAAGCTCGGACTGCTTGTTGGACGCAAACCTTTTCAGAGAGGTGATTGATTACAAAGTCGCGGAGCATCTACAGAGAAAAAAACTAGCTGGAACCGATACAGGTAACAAGAAATGA